Below is a genomic region from Lineus longissimus chromosome 4, tnLinLong1.2, whole genome shotgun sequence.
TGAATGAGTTAATGCGTGTTAATAAGTTGTAAAATAAGTATTGTTTGCTTCCCTCATTCTCCATTAGGTGGAGCCGCTGTGTGGCATGAAGATGTTGATATGTCCTGCTGGTTCATTCTCCATTAGGTGGAGCCGCTGTGTGGCATGAAGATGTTGATATGTCCTGCTGGTTCATTCTCCATTAGGTGGAGCCGCTGTGTGGCATGAAGATGTTGATATGTCCTGCTGGTTCATTCTCCATTAGGTGGAGCCGCTGTGTGGCATGAAGATGTTGATATGTCCTGCTGGTTCATTCTCCATCAGGTGGAGCCGCTGTGTGGCATGAAGATGTTGATATGTCCTGCTGGTTCATTCTCCATCAGGTGGAGCCGCTGTGTGGCATGAAGATGTTGATATGTCCTGCTGGTTCTAACAGAAAACCCCTTGCCTGACTTGCACAAGGCCCGTATTGCGGATTGGCCCTTCTCATCAAATGAAACAATCTCTTTGCTAGAAACCAGAAAGAAGTGTTGCTTAAAAGGAATATCTCATGACTTTTAAACATTTCAAGAGACCCTGAACTCGGAACAATGCGCACAGCATGAATTTGTTATCTAGTCAGTTTGGATGTCTCATGATGTGTCTgtatttgaagtttgattaCTTTTTTCGAAATTGCTGTCAGTTTGCCTGCACCAAATTGATAAAACGAACACAAATAGTTGTCCTTGCACAACTTCTTTTCCGGCCAGGTATTTCAAATCTCTTTGTGGGGACGCCTTACACCTTATCTGCGTTCAACATGTTTAAACCAACTCTCAACAACTCGCGTCCCTATTGAGGAATTTCATGCAGTTGGCAAATATTTGGCAAAAGTGCACTTTTTTTAGCAGAAGTTTAACCAAGCAATCCACTGGCTTTATTCATAATGCAAAGAATAACAAATGTGAATGTTGTGGGCGTCGACATTGCAATCATTTCTTTATCAGCACTGTCAAGCTGGAAGATAATGGTGGCCTGCAGTGATCTACTGATCGCAGGACAATTTCCTTCTTGTGAAAATCTGCCAAAACCAAAGTCCCCACAGTCATGTGGGTGTGAGGTATTCAGTAAGATTCAATTTTACACTCAATTTGAATGAGTTGATATGTCCTGCTGAGTGCTTTTACTGAGAGCCTGATTATTGGTGCGTAACCGAGTTAAATAATGCTGAATGACTTGTATTTGTTCTGTCAAGCGTTGCAATGTTAACTGTTTTTTATCACCAGTTGATATACGATATGCATTTGCATGAATCCCATATTGTATGCTTGCTCTTGTTTGTTCCTTCGTGCTTGCTAGAAGTGCATTGCACTCTCAATGTCTGACCTCCTCATACCAGGAAAGCTCTGAGACGCAGACAAACACTATTGTTTCTCATGCCAAGCTGAACTTACAAACTAACCTATACCATCATAAGATTACATGGAGTccctatcaaacatgtcaaaggtatTTTGTACTGAGGCGCATGTTTTGGGGAGAATTCATGATGTTGGTCAATTGCATGCAAATCTGTACTATGAGCAGTTGACCAGAGTATATATTGTGTTCTGATGTAGATGAATGTGTACTATGAGCAGTTGACCAGAGTATATATTGTGTTCTGATGTAGATGAATGTGTACTATGAGCAGTTGACCAGAGTATATATTGTGTTCTGATGTAGATGAATGTTAACTAGAATTCCTGATGATAACATACATGGCTTGGAAAATTGGGTCAATTGTTTTATATCATTGTAACAAGATTTGTCACATAAATGTCATAAATTTGGTATTTTCCAGGTTATCTAGTGTTGGGTTTTCCGTGGGAGACTCATGCCTAGCAATATGACCTGGGAGGAATGCTTGCCCCCTCGTCTGATCAACTGCTAGCCAGCAAAATGTGGAATGTCTAAAACTATTGACCCAATATACTTTTGGCAGAAATGGCTGAAAATGAAAGTGTTTTTATTCCACTCTGGCTGGTGATATTGTGTCCCATGTAGTGTGTTGAATGTCATGTGAGAATCGAGACTAGGGGAGGACAACAGTTGGCATGTCATTAATGGTTCGTCATTAATCTCTAAAGACCACTATCGACATCAGTAGAATAGTGACAACACATGGCTTGTTTGGCTGCTATATACAGTTGGGCACCAGATGTCCATATCATATGGTGCATGTATGTTGAGATATTTGAGAGCTGTTGGACGTTTGTTAGCCATCCATCATTTGCCAATGAATTAGTTCCATAACAAAAGGTTTAATAACATTGCGCAGTTATCTGTGTTATTGATGTTTGGTTCATTGTGCAAACAGTTTCTGCACATCATGCTTGTTACATATTTTTTCACCAACTCCTTTGGTTTCAGCTTACCTTCACGAAGTTGAGCACAACCTCGCTGATAGTGTCAGACCTAATCCCTCATGGCGAGTATAATGTTCAAATCACCGCCAGCCCAAAATATGCCGGCTTTGAAAGTGATCCGACCGCTTCAACCGTGATCATGCCTCCTGATGGTGAGTTGGTGACTGAGTAGAAACAATCGACTGCTCACTTTCCTTAGCAATATCCTCTCCTCTAGAAAGATTCCCATGTCATTGATGTCTAGTACACCCAGTAAGGTACCTGTGTGTTTACCACCAGCTCTAAGCATAAGATTCAGATCACTTTTTGGACCTCTGGATCCCTCCTCGAAATCTGTTTGGTTTATTCAAGGGGCGAAAGGCCTGCTATGGGGAGGATGGCTACCTTGGATTTGATGAGACAAACTGATGGTTTTCTATTTGGTTGTTTCAGTCCCAGCAGAGAATCCTCAGCTCATCGCGACTGATATTGAGCAGTATGGTGGCGGTGAAAAGAAGGTCACTCTCTTCTGGAAGGTACGTAGAATCACTTCGTTGCTTTCATAGTTGAGGTTTACTCTTTAACTTGCCAAGGGGTTGATGTTGAACTGTACTGGGTACAAATGGTGCCACACAGTTAGGCTTGCCAAGGGGTTGATGTTGAACTGTACTAGGTACAAATGGTGCCACACAGTTAGGCTTGCCAAGGGGTTGATGTTGAACTGTACTGGGTACAAATGGTGCCACACAGTTAGGCTTGCCAAGGGGTTGATGTTGAACTGTACTGGGTACAAATGGTGTCACACAGTTAGGCTTGCCAAGGGGTTGATGTTGAACTGTACTGGGTACAAATGGTGCCACACAGTTAGGCTTGCCAAGGGGTTGATGTTGAACTGTACTGGGTACAAATGGTGTCACACAGTTAGGCTTGCCAAGGGGTTGATGTTGAACTGTACTGGGTACAAATGGTGTCACACAGTTAGGCTTGCCAAGGGGTTGATGTTGAACTGTTCTAGGTACAAATGGTGCCACACAGTTAGGCTTGCCAAGGGGTTGATGTTGAACTGTACTAGGTACAAATGGTGCCACACAGTTAGGCTTGCCAAGGGGTTGATGTTGAACTGTACTAGGTACAAATGGTGCCACACAGTTAGGCTTGCCAAGGGGTTGATGTTGAACTGTACTAGGTACAAATGGTGCCACACAGTTAGGCTTGCCAAGGGGTTGATGTTGAACTGTACTAGGTACAAATGGTGCCACACAGTTAGGCTTGCCAAGGGGTTGATGTTGAACTGTACTAGGTACAAATGGTGCCACACAGTTAGGCTTGCCAAGGGGTTGATGTTGAACTGTACTAGGTACAAATGGTGCCACACAGTTAGGCTTGCCAAGGGGTTGATGTTGAACTGTACTAGGTACAAATGGTGTCACACAGTTAGGCTTGCCAAGGGGTTGATGTTGAACTGTACTAGGTACAAATGGTGCCACACAGTTAGGCTTGCCAAGGGGTTGATGTTGAACTGTACTAGGTACAAATGGTGCCACACAGTTAGGCTTGCCAAGGGGTTGATGTTGAACTGTACTAGGTACAAATGGTGCCACACAGTTAGGCTTGCCAAGGGGTTGATGTTGAACTGTACTAGGTACAAATGGTGACACACAGTTAGGCTTGCCAAGGGGTTGATGTTGAACTGTACAAGGTACAAATGGTTGTCACACAGTTAGCCTCAAGGTACAAACATGGACAAACACCTTGTTATTTAGAAACAGTTGCGTTACCAGATGTGAACCTGAACAGCAGCGTTGCCTGTTGGTGGCCATGGCATCCAGACAGGATTGCAATGCATCCAGTGCTTTTCACAAGATGATATTGTTGGAGATTCTGTTGAAAACAAGAGTAATCTAGACATGGCCtttattttcagaaaatccCTGAAATAAAGCGCAATGGTGACATTACGATAAAAGTGAGCGTTGTTATCGCCGACACGTCGGGTGTACAAAAGCGGTCATTACCTGTGACGGACCAACTCCCAGCCGATCAGATCATGTACAGTTATGTGCTCAAGGATGACAAGTCCTACGTCATCAAACTGGAAACCATGTCCACGTCCCTGGGAAGGAATACTTCTCTTGAACCGACAACTGTACAAATGGAGAGAGACCATGAACGTAGGTCAAAGGTTATCTCATTAAGTGTGCAGTGTCTCAGAAGAATTCTCTCATATGATAACTGAATTTGGAACTCATTTGTATTAAAACATATCTTGAAATATAGACTGCCACTGGCCTGTTAATCTGGTAAAGAAACGGTGGCACCTGTTATCCTACGCTACACTACGCTACgctacactacactacataaTGCTATACTGCACTGTGCACTACACTACATATCATGCAGTGCCATAAGCAAGCAAATATGATCTGTTATAGACGGACGATATTGACAGTCAAAGTAGCGCGGGTGTCAAGGTATTACTCATGCACAGCGTTTCTAGTTTCAGCTCCATTCGTCTTTGTGGAAGCCATCAGGGCTCAGAATGATGATTACGTCAACGTTACCTGGGAGATTCCTAGTGAGATGGATGGCGAAGATGTCCTCATCATATATTGTGAGGAAGGACAGGATAAAGAATGTAGCAAAATGGTACGTCCATGTTTTGACTCAGCTGGCATTTTCCCCTCAAAATGATCTGGGAGATTGTTTCGAGTCTTTTGAATGGGATCTAAAACCAAGGTTCGTCTTACCTTGTACTTATGCTGAGCAAGCAAAATAACACATCAAAGTGGGCAGTATATAGGTTAAACTTGGGTCTCTCCCCCTGGCTCAAGCCTTGGTGACTATAGCCGATTGGTGCCCAGTCGGGGGGCTGATATGGTGGTATGGTAGACTCCACAGTGACATGCCTAATCTCCTAAAGGTGAATGCCAAAGAAGAGGCATTAGAGCATTTTACCAATGTCGCTTTTTATGAAAAAGCTCGCCTCGATGGTCCTGCTGGCTTCAGTGATTTATAACATCGTTCCAGTCTCCACTGAAGACATTAACCGTACCTGCAGCCAAGCGCTTGGTGCGTGTTGATAATGGCAACATCTACAAGATAGGCCTGGTTCGACCAACACCTGGTAAACCGGGCCTCGTCAAGTGGAGTCGATGTATTTACAAACAAAATGAAGGTGGGTTTAACCTGTTCCTTGCGTGCAAATCTCCTAAGGTGGCACTGGCTTTTCAATTATCAACCACATGATAGATTTAGTCTTCTGGTGCTAAAGACTAGAAAACATTTTGGTTAGCATTCCAATTTCGTGCTCCTTGATAATTGAACGTTTTCAGTTTCTTGATCTGGTTGAAATTGGGTCAAATCAATTTCACCTCACCAGCACAATCACCACCATGATTGCAAGTGGTGAAGATGATGTTAATTCAAATGATGAGTCAACTTGTGTTGTATTTGATAACTTGCAGTGCCAACTGTACCACCAAATTTGAATCTGAGACCCGAACCCAAAAAGGTCCAGGTGCAAGTCGACGAGTATCCTTGTGAAGTAACCCTAGCGAAAGTCGTCCGCGTTGAAGGCATGCTTTGTCGGACATCAAACAAAGTCACTTGTTCAGGTGAGGCCTCCTTGAATGCATTCACTTGTTTATGTTGAATGCTGTTACTTGGCAGATTGTCAACAAAGTGTGAACAACCCTGTGGGAAACCTTATGCTGAGTGACGTAGCAAAGCTACACTCGCACATTGAAGATGACATACCTGGGAATGTCTCCCTCGAAATGGTTGTGACTCCGCACATGAGATAAGGTTCTTCAACAGGGGGAGTCGGGACACTGTAGAAGAATGGCCGACAGAACACATTCATACAATCTTTCTctattttattatcaataacAACAAACTTTCTACATTGGAATGGAGCATCGACTGTCATGTAACAATAACTATTGATAATGATTCGTCTGCCTTCTGCAAGTTTCTTCCAGTGTTGTTGTCTCCTTGATTCAGTTGGACTTCGACCTGCAATAAGGAGAGGACGGAAGGTTTCATTTCTTATGGTGTTGTGttatcttggttttattcaggTGAAAGTCGGTCGATCAACATCAGCGAAGGCGAGTTCAGCCAACCCCACTTCTACCCTGTTGATCATCCTGGCTCACATTATATGGTCCAAGCCCAGGCTGTCAGCAGTTCAGGTGGCAGGAGCCCTGAATGGACGGATGTTTTCGTTGCTACTGCTGATCATCAAACAGGTAAGTTACATTCAACACTGTAGATAGAGGTGGCACAGTTTGATAGTTGAGTAGTGTCTGACTCATGATTGGATCAGCACTTTATACCTTATCCAAGAGGACATGTATCTTTAATAGGATCCTACTCTGTTGCCAAGGCCAGTTAACCTGACTGGTGCCTAACCATGTATCAATGCTCATGAGGATTGAGGAAGAAACACTGACAAAGCCTGGCTGTGTTGCTCGAGTCACCTGTTAATGTCAGGTTAGTGAATTTCTGAACAATTGTATGCTTTTGTAACATTGAGTTTCCTTCAGGTGTATTAACAGTTTGAAATCCCATTTTCCAGATGTCGGAGTTATTGTGGGTGTTGGCGTAGGCTGCCTTGTTGTCTTAGGGCTCATTGTGGTTGCGATGTAAGTGAACCTTTAATTCAGGAACCAAGAGATGAAAAATACTCTCAAGTTGACAATAGGCAGATTTCTGTTTGATTTGTTTTATGGAAAAAAACCATGCACAATAGCAAGATATAGCAGCTACAGGTCATGTGAGCATTCAGAATATGCCTCAAGATAAGGTGGGAGCCAAAAGGTGGCATTAGTGTTGAATACTCACCTCTTTTTCTAACTATTGGTTCCGTTGAATACAGGTATGTGGTATCACATACCGGTAGTTCGCTGTGGTTGACTCCAGATCTTTGAGCCTTTCTGAATGCTGACCAAATTCTATCTTCTTTCTTTCAGCATTTTTGCCATTAGAAGACATAAAAAGACAAAGGAAGCAGTAAAAATTAAACGAACTCCAGCTGTAAAGGTATGTGTTACCATCGATCTATTGTACAAGTATATATGTCTTGAGTTTTTTGAAAAGCTGTGCCGAAATAAACTTATTTGCTGAAATGGAGGTCTTACTTATTGGTCTGAAACATTGATGGAATATTCAATGATGAGCCCAACAGAGTACATCTTGTTCAGGCAGGATACGCCTGTATAAAGGAGGAGAACTCTCTGTAAGGAGGCGAGACCTAAACAACTTGATTTGTTCTGTCTTTGTCCTTCAGGTTGACCTTCATGAAGATGAAAGCGATCAGTGTGACCAATATGCTGGTTTACCTCGAGAAAATCCCTATGAGAGTCTTCTGGATCAAGAACTGAGGCCGGTGCCGAGGTATCCGGATCACAACGAGACACCTCCCCCATTGCCAGCCAGAGATATGAAGCTGAGTAACTCTTCCAACACCAGTTGGGGTGCCATTGGTTCCAGTGGAGTCCACTCGGGAACCATGGCAACTGGTGAGGAGTCTGGTGATGAGGAGACTGGAGAAATGAGTTCGGAGTCAGCCATGGATTCCAGCGGTTGTTACGCTCCTGGCGCCGTCCAGATCAAGATTTGTACGTAGCTTTTACACTTCAAATAAACACAGTTGAAATCATATGCAGTTTTAAAAAGGCTATTGATACTTGGTGTATGGGGTCTGGCAGGTTGTAATGTGCACATGATGTCATTTGCTCTCAAGTATAGCTTTTCACTTGACATACTTTCTGTTCATCCTTTAACAACCGAAATGATCTGAAAATCACTCATAAATGGTGCAGCTATGACCAATGATGTATCGTTTCTTTTCAGCACCAAATGAGATGAAGAAACGGGAAATCCCGATGTCTGTTTTTAAGAACGATAGTGCGTGCAGTGAGCCATCAGGTTCGAGGGAGGATGATATCTCCGttcctgtcgatatgaaagatGACAGTAGCAGAGGTCATCCTCCATGCATAATACCAGACGGAGCAGAGACTGAAGTCAATTCAAGAGAGAGTTTTGATGCGAACACATCAAGAGACACGGATGAGCTGGGAAGTGCCAGTGCTGTTGGTAGTTCAAGGGATTATGCACAGGTGGCACTAGCTGATCAGCCTCCCCCTTCTGTCTTGCCTGCAATCCAAGATGACTTTGCCATTGATTTTGCCCCTGATGCTCATGCTGGGCCTACCCAGGGGGAGAAATCTACTCCCGAGAATGTGGTCGAAGAACAAGTGTACCGCCCATGTGGACCCCGTGGCCTCTTATCATAACTTGTGCAATATTCTTTGTGATATAGTGTTTGTGTGATGTGATGCGCTACCAGCTGAATGGCAAGCAGACGTCGGCAGGGTCCCATGTGATGCACTATCAGCTGAATGGCAAGCAGACATCGGCAGGGTCCCAGCAGGACCAGCAGTGAAATTCtgatctacttactctttatcTTTAGTTCATAGACATGATTGTGGTCAGGTGACAAGAGCCATGACATATGTTTTGTAAGTTCTGAGGCACCGAATCTCGGAGATACTCCAAGTTCTTGAAAACTGACTGATTGACAACGTTTCGGTTTATTGGTGAAATttgtatttcattatttttctatTGATTTAGTACAACTGTGCTATAGTCATACTTATCACCTTCAGAGTGTCCCAACTCAGTGTGCATTCCTGCCTTATGTGGTCGGGTTAACTGTATTGCAAATAATCAACGATTGCGTCTGCATGGTCTGAGAAAAGTGAAATATGATTTGAAGCCGTGGGTGAAAGGGCCTTTGAATCTTAAGACAAGGTTATAAAAGTGGTTGTGATTTGTATATAAAGTTTCTGGTGAATGTTAAACATGTCCCTACAGAAACAATGTAAGATTAAACTTGGCCTTACACCATGTCTATTTGAGCCAGTGATGAAATAGGATGGGCCTACCTCATCTCGATGAGTTATTTGTTACTTGACGTATATCATTAGCACACTTTTAAAGTCGTTGCAAATCTAAGTCAATTCATATACCTTACGATGGATATTTTCATAATATAACGATTCTACTGGTAAGGCTGTAAATTAGCCGTACATCAAAGACTTGTGTGAAGAAAGTGTGTTGAGGAATATGTGTGTTCTTGACTTGGTGACTGGCCTAAACTGTTCATTCTTTCCCTTACCAGGATTAAAAAAGGTATTAGTGAACACTTGGTGATATGGATAAAGACAAGTAAAAGCTTTTTACTGTGGAAAATATACGTAAACAGACTTGCTGGTCTTCATTCATAGCATCCATTTGGCTTATTTGTCAGATGTGTTGTGACATCAATTCAGGATCACTTAACTCATGCTTGTTGCAGTAGGTGTGATACAATGGGTGTAACCTTTTTATGATTCCATCCTTCATGTATTAGGATTCCATCCTTCATGTATTTCTAAACGTACTGTGGTGAAGCAGTTGAGCCAGTCTGACGTTACACACAGGCTTATCACAGGTGAAGTAGGCCTTTGTACAGGTGCCCCTTCACAGGCTTAATTGTGTCAACACAGGTATATGGTTTTGATGGTTATGACTTTTTACAGTATAAGCCTACTTCTACATCATTGCCAAGAGTTCATGCAGGTTTTTAGCAGCCCTCTCCCTTTTCCTTGAAGAgggtgaaagagttaaaaaccTGTATCAATCATGACTCGGCATCTCATCAAAGCACACAGGAGCAAAGGGACAGGTGTTCATGTTACCTTGGGTCCATTTCTTGTAGAGTTTGTGATAACATGATTATCAAGTGTAATATTTCTACTTGTGCTAATTGATGTTTGATGCTGTTATCATGAAGAGTAATTATTGAGACAAGGACTTGATAAAGTAATATATTCATGTGCAGCTCGAAAAAGTGGGCCATTTTCAAAAAGTCCACATTactttttatcatgaacatTTCTTGATTTACTGGATACATTCATTAGCTGCTGGAGAAAGTGGTTAGCACAATCACAGTCATGTGAAGGCTCCATCCAGACCCAAACCTCTGCAGAAGTATAAACGCATCTGTAGTGGGCTTCAGGTTCTATGGAGTATCTTGTTTTAGATTGATTACTTGTTTTTATGCAAACTTCATGTTGACAAAggtgttttgttttgtaaaaagCTGGAATTGACGTCTCTTTCATTATTTGGGGCTCGAAAACCAGTGACAGTAGTGGTATCCTATACAAACAAGCCCATTATAGAAACATCTTTTGAGAATTAATACATATTGACATTTCGGTCAACTATAGGGAGACCCTAAACCTTGGGTAAGTTAggattttcagaaaaatgcttACGACTTAAATTTCAAGCCATTGTTCATTGTGGTTTCTTAGAAAAATTTCCATATTAAACTCTTTTGATAAAAAAAGGTCTTCATTTATCATCCCCCCCTCATTTCTTCTCACCCAAAGACGGGCTACTCAACATGATAAACATTGGTTACAATACCAGTTGCTGCAGATTACCCAGTGTGGTATGGAACGTCATTGCCTCACTAAGAACGATTGTGACTACTGACTTGGAGAGGATCAGACTGGCCAATAAGAATGCTACCCATGGCGTCATCAGGATTTGAATGAACAATCACCGAGACTTCAGGTCCGACCTTCCCCCTCATGCCCAATGGAGACCAGAGGGGTTAAAATATTGTTATTGACACATAAAGCAAGGAGCTCATGGCTGATCGATCCACGGCGTCAAACACCGAGGTGTGTCCCTGGCAGACGCTGGTGGGGGCTAATTCCAGGACTTAAGATGGGGGTAAACTGTCCCACCCACGGTGGCAACAAAACATGGCGGTCGCCCTGAGAATCATGTTTATGTTGTCCAAATCCAGCCTTGAGCAATTTTCCATCTCTGGAACCCTCGACCCAAAATTCTTGATATCTCGAGCCCTGGGCGCTCTCAGCCAAACTCCACACGGCCGCCGCCCTGGCCACATAGCCGCAAAACAGCGGATACGGAAATAGAACAATTATGTACCCGTCCCATAGTTCCCTGTTGTCAACACGCAACATGGCCGTTGTCAGATTTCTACGAAAATACACGGGGGAAAAGTCATCATTACAGCTCATCGAAGGCTTCAAATCGATGGGAAGCTGCACAAACTAACAGGTTATCAAATCAGCTTAGTAATAAGGTCGACGTTGGGCGTCAGAAGTTTGCCAGGGACGTGAAAACTCGAATTCCCAGCTGATGGGACGGGTGTTGCCTTGCATGCACTACACTGCAGATACACTATAGGCCTAcagtatagtacatgtatacatgctgTCATGGATGGCTTATTGTATAcacatgacataggcctacatgcagttGATAAGCGTTGATAAGACACCATGCTTACTCATTCATTGAGGGCTGAATAAGGAAGCCTAGGCTGACCTTTACACCCTGTGGTTACTGCACTGTACTGTGAAAATTGCATCACTCAGGAACATCGAAAGTGCCATGCACGTGCCTGTTCTTGAACTTGACAACTACGACTTGAGTTGAGGGCTGATGACCAGAAACACAATTTTTAATTCATGGCGTGGCTGGCAGGTCAACGTCAGGAAAGATATCACGCCAAACACAGTGGTGGGGGCCAGCATTTCCATGACCTAGTACTTGTAGCTACAGCCGGCCGGTACAGTGGAGAAATCACatgaaaaatggccagggctGTGACACATGCTGACATGGCACTCGATAACCAGCCTGAAAAACTTTGAAAGAATGAGGAAACATGAAGGTATCATAGACAAGACCCGTTGACAGCACTAGCAGGTGAAATCACAGTACTCTAAGTTGCTGGTTACCTCGTTATTAGCTGTCCACATCTACAGTCATCTGACATTGTGGAGGCCGTTGTCATTAAGAGCCACAACAAACCAGACGTCAACAAGATCATGTCATACATAATCCAAAACAATGtttcaatatcatgaatatggAACAGTTTCAGAATTTAAATCTCCAAAATAGGTCACTCAGCAGACCACAAGTACAGCTTCTTGCCAAAATCTTGTGACCAGAAATAATTGAATTGGCGATGGAGGGGGGAGAGTCAGTGATATAAGTATTGTATAGCTTTATTTGGAATGAAACCTTGAACTGAGGTCATCACCTTGAGCTAAAAGAGACAAAGTGCAAGTTGTCCAATCTTCCcaaatctcttgcttttaagGTCAATTAAGTCGGGATTAATTCAGTCCGAAGTTGATACGTACCATCTAGAAGATCTTTACTGAACTCTGTTATCAGCTTTTGTTTTAAGTTGGTGAAATAATCCAAATTTGAGCAAGCTTTCCCTTCCACACCCTTCCCCATGAATGTCCAGTTTACACTGGCCACTGCACTCCAATGTACTAAAAGTGACCAGTAGTTGTAGGTTATGTAAGACAGC
It encodes:
- the LOC135487279 gene encoding uncharacterized protein LOC135487279 isoform X2, with translation MTWTWVFVCGVLMLVVIIPGAQGFFGMRKGDGDDIVGELWMLGDDPNNAIAGSTAVGVCNVTSPSITSQTDFNASNLVIKDFHGTPLPAESIVPISNTAARFTIKNISKSQYGKYKCYYKRELIYDRWIYVGELYFYGGDLAGIGTTVKGVCNASKCDSCNNKATSTSKTENSISDSLVIDHANGERINNTQKMSSNAIEFTIPKVHRSQSGRYICYYQPGVVAVLINTTTLLVGEKPMKPFLNLTNQDAVLVYNWENLTIIISPTIDQQNAYTHDRRETDKRLLTKCQIWFNWSVAVTGKRCSRSMPFTKCDMNTSTNTCKVPRKVYRDLSGRKPPNYTCIKAECWNDAFGNSSAVYRVDLAQRVKPSPVKLSRPHVTDPRSVVLRWQKAHATYELLYTVTLSATNFDHKLTFTKLSTTSLIVSDLIPHGEYNVQITASPKYAGFESDPTASTVIMPPDVPAENPQLIATDIEQYGGGEKKVTLFWKKIPEIKRNGDITIKVSVVIADTSGVQKRSLPVTDQLPADQIMYSYVLKDDKSYVIKLETMSTSLGRNTSLEPTTVQMERDHELSAPFVFVEAIRAQNDDYVNVTWEIPSEMDGEDVLIIYCEEGQDKECSKMSPLKTLTVPAAKRLVRVDNGNIYKIGLVRPTPGKPGLVKWSRCIYKQNEVPTVPPNLNLRPEPKKVQVQVDEYPCEVTLAKVVRVEGMLCRTSNKVTCSGESRSINISEGEFSQPHFYPVDHPGSHYMVQAQAVSSSGGRSPEWTDVFVATADHQTDVGVIVGVGVGCLVVLGLIVVAIIFAIRRHKKTKEAVKIKRTPAVKVDLHEDESDQCDQYAGLPRENPYESLLDQELRPVPRYPDHNETPPPLPARDMKLSNSSNTSWGAIGSSGVHSGTMATGEESGDEETGEMSSESAMDSSGCYAPGAVQIKISPNEMKKREIPMSVFKNDSACSEPSGSREDDISVPVDMKDDSSRGHPPCIIPDGAETEVNSRESFDANTSRDTDELGSASAVGSSRDYAQVALADQPPPSVLPAIQDDFAIDFAPDAHAGPTQGEKSTPENVVEEQVYRPCGPRGLLS
- the LOC135487279 gene encoding uncharacterized protein LOC135487279 isoform X4 gives rise to the protein MTWTWVFVCGVLMLVVIIPGAQGFFGMRKGDGDDIVGELWMLGDDPNNAIAGSTAVGVCNVTSPSITSQTDFNASNLVIKDFHGTPLPAESIVPISNTAARFTIKNISKSQYGKYKCYYKRELIYDRWIYVGELYFYGGDLAGIGTTVKGVCNASKCDSCNNKATSTSKTENSISDSLVIDHANGERINNTQKMSSNAIEFTIPKVHRSQSGRYICYYQPGVVAVLINTTTLLVGEKPMKPFLNLTNQDAVLVYNWENLTIIISPTIDQQNAYTHDRRETDKRLLTKCQIWFNWRCSRSMPFTKCDMNTSTNTCKVPRKVYRDLSGRKPPNYTCIKAECWNDAFGNSSAVYRVDLAQRVRPAPVPSITAAIVNSRSVKSSWKPDKKWRMFGGKVFYDIEFNAKQFHHQLTFTKLSTTSLIVSDLIPHGEYNVQITASPKYAGFESDPTASTVIMPPDVPAENPQLIATDIEQYGGGEKKVTLFWKKIPEIKRNGDITIKVSVVIADTSGVQKRSLPVTDQLPADQIMYSYVLKDDKSYVIKLETMSTSLGRNTSLEPTTVQMERDHELSAPFVFVEAIRAQNDDYVNVTWEIPSEMDGEDVLIIYCEEGQDKECSKMSPLKTLTVPAAKRLVRVDNGNIYKIGLVRPTPGKPGLVKWSRCIYKQNEVPTVPPNLNLRPEPKKVQVQVDEYPCEVTLAKVVRVEGMLCRTSNKVTCSGESRSINISEGEFSQPHFYPVDHPGSHYMVQAQAVSSSGGRSPEWTDVFVATADHQTDVGVIVGVGVGCLVVLGLIVVAIIFAIRRHKKTKEAVKIKRTPAVKVDLHEDESDQCDQYAGLPRENPYESLLDQELRPVPRYPDHNETPPPLPARDMKLSNSSNTSWGAIGSSGVHSGTMATGEESGDEETGEMSSESAMDSSGCYAPGAVQIKISPNEMKKREIPMSVFKNDSACSEPSGSREDDISVPVDMKDDSSRGHPPCIIPDGAETEVNSRESFDANTSRDTDELGSASAVGSSRDYAQVALADQPPPSVLPAIQDDFAIDFAPDAHAGPTQGEKSTPENVVEEQVYRPCGPRGLLS